The window CTGTGATGAAGAGGGCGGCGGCCTGGTAACCCAGTTCGACAAGGATGACGTCGAGGCCGCCGGCCTGGTGAAGTTCGACTTCCTCGGCCTGCGGACCCTGACCATCATCAAGTGGGCGATGGAGATCATCAACCGCGAGCAGGCCAAGAAGAACCTGCCCGATGTAAACATCGACTTCATCCCACTGGACGACCGCAAGACCTACGAGCTGTTGCAGAAGGCCGAAACCACGGCGGTGTTCCAGCTTGAATCGCGGGGCATGAAAGAGCTGATCAAGAAGCTCAAGCCCGACTGCCTGGAAGACCTTATCGCACTGGTGGCGCTGTTCCGCCCAGGCCCGCTGCAGTCGGGCATGGTGGACGACTTCATCAACCGCAAGCACGGCCGCGCCGAGCTCGCCTACCCCCATCCGGACTACCAGTACGAAGGCCTGAAGCCGGTGCTGGCACCGACCTACGGCATCATCCTGTACCAGGAACAGGTGATGCAGATCGCCCAGGTGATGGCTGGCTATACCCTCGGCGGCGCCGACATGCTGCGCCGTGCGATGGGTAAGAAGAAGCCCGAGGAAATGGCCAAACAGCGCGGTGGTTTCATTGAAGGTTGTGCCAACAACAATATCGATGCAGACCTGGCTGGTAACATCTTCGACCTGGTGGAAAAGTTCGCCGGTTACGGCTTCAACAAATCCCACTCCGCCGCCTATGGCCTGGTTTCGTACCAGACCGCATGGCTGAAAACCCACCACCCGGCGCCGTTCATGGCTGCGGTGTTGTCGGCGGATATGCACAACACCGACAAGGTGGTGGTGCTGGTCGAGGAAGTGCGCAGCATGAAGCTGCGCCTCGACGCGCCCGACGTGAACTTCTCCGACTTCAAGTTCACCGTCAACAATGACGGGCGCATCGTCTACGGCCTGGGCGCCATCAAGGGCGTCGGCGAGGGCCCGGTGGAGGCGATCGTCGAGGCCCGCGCCCAGGGTGGCCCATTCAAGGACCTGTTCGACTTCTGTGAGCGCATCGACCTCAAACGGGTCAACAAGCGTACCCTCGACGCGCTGATCCGCAGTGGTGCGCTGGACCGCCTGGGCCCGCACTTCCATGACGAGATCAAGGCCTACCACGCCAATATCGATATCAACCGTGCAACCCTGCTCTCGGCGCTGGGCGAGGCCATCAAGGCTGCCGAGCAGGCCGCCCACACAGCTGACAGTGGCCACGTCGACCTGTTCGGCGGCATGTTCGAAGAGGCGGATGCCGACGTCTACGCCAACCACCGCAAGGTGCGCGAACTGACCCTCAAGGAACGCCTGAAGGGCGAAAAGGACACCCTTGGCCTGTACCTCACCGGCCACCCGATCGACGAGTACGAGACCGAGATCCGCCGCTTCGCCCGCCAGCGCATCATCGACCTCAAGCCGTCACGCGATACCCAGACCATCGCCGGCATGATCATTGCCCTGCGGGTGATGAAGAACAAGAAGGGCGACAAGATGGGCTTCGTCACCCTGGATGACCGCTCCGGGCGCATCGAGGCGTCGCTGTTTGCCGATGCCTTCATGGCGGCACAGTCCTTGCTGCAGACCGATGCCATGGTGGTTGTCGAAGGCGAGGTCAGCAACGACGATTTCTCCGGTGGCCTGCGCCTGCGGGTGAAGCAGGTGATGACCATGGAAGATGCGCGCACCAAGCTGGCCGAGAGCCTGCGCCTGAAGGTGGCACACGAAGCGCTCAAGGGCGACCGGCTGAAGTGGCTGGGCGAGTTGATTACCCGCCATCGCGGCGCTTGCCCGATCACCCTCGAATACACCGGCAGCGACGCCAAGGCCATGCTGCAGTTCGGCGAGCAGTGGGCTATCGACCCGGCCGATGGGCTGATTCAGGCGCTGCGTGACCAGTTCGGGCGTGAGAACGTCTTCCTGCAATATCGTTGAACCGACAAAAATTTAATCTCGACCTGAATGCGCCTGATCCCTTAAGGTAGGGCGCCAAACGGATCAACCGGCCGGCCGCCTGGCCGTAGACCCAAGACGGATGACTATGAACCCGAATTTTCTCGATTTCGAACAGCCGATTGCCGACCTGCAAGCCAAGATCGAAGGCCTGCGCCTGGTAGGCAACGACAACTCGCTGAACATCAGCGATGAAATTGCCCGTCTGCAAGACAAGAGCAACACCCTGACCGAAAGCATCTTCGGCAACCTGACCAGCTGGCAGATCGCCCGCCTGGCTCGTCATCCGCGTCGTCCTTACACCCTGGACTACCTGGAGCACATCTTCACCGAGTTCGAAGAGCTGCACGGCGACCGCCACTTCTCCGACGACGCTGCCATCGTCGGTGGTACCGCGCGCCTGGATGGCAAGCCGGTCATGGTCATCGGTCACCAGAAGGGCCGCGAAGTGCGCGAGAAGGTACGCCGCAACTTCGGCATGCCGCGCCCTGAAGGCTACCGCAAGGCCTGCCGCCTGATGGAAATGGCCGAGCGCTTCAAGATGCCGATCCTGACCTTCATCGACACCCCGGGCGCCTACCCGGGCATCGACGCCGAAGAGCGCAACCAGAGCGAGGCCATCGCCTGGAACCTGCGCGTGATGGCGCGCCTGAAAACCCCGATCATCGCCACCGTGATCGGTGAGGGTGGTTCCGGCGGTGCGCTGGCCATCGGTGTGTGCGACCAGTTGAACATGCTGCAGTACTCCACCTACTCGGTGATCTCGCCGGAAGGCTGCGCCTCGATCCTGTGGAAGACTGCCGACAAGGCAGCCGACGCAGCCGAAGCCATGGGCATCACCGCCGAGCGCCTGAAGAGCCTGAACATCGTCGACAAGGTCATCCAGGAGCCGCTGGGCGGCGCCCACCGTGACCCGGCGAAGATGTCGGAAAGCATCCGTGCCGACCTGGTACAGCAGCTGGACATGCTCGGCAAGCTCGACCATGACGCGCTGCTGGCCCGCCGTTACGATCGCCTGATGAGCTACGGTCTCTGAGACACCCTGGGGCCGCTATGCGGCCCTTTCGCGACACAAGGCCGCTCCTACAGGGGATCGCGTAATCCTGTAGGAGCGGCCTTGTGTCGCGAAAGGGGTGCAAAGCCCCCCGGCAATCTCAAGCCATGTGAGGCCCCAATGATCAACCTCACCCCCTGGCTCAACGCCCCAGCCTGGTACATCGCCTTCTCCGGCGGCCTCGATTCCACCGTCCTCCTGCACCTGCTGGCCGACTACGCCCGCAATCACGCATCCCCTCCATTGCGCGCCATCCACGTCCACCACGGCCTGCAACCCGCCGCCGATGCCTGGCCCGCCCACTGCCAAACCGTCTGCGACAATCTCGGCATCGAACTCCAGGTCATCCATGTCCAGGTCACCCCCGGCGCCAGCCTCGAACAGGCCGCCCGCGACGCCCGCTATGCTGCCTTCAGGCAAGCGCTCGGCCCAGGCGACATCCTGTTCACCGGCCAGCACCGCGACGACCAGGCCGAAACCCTGCTGTTCCGCCTGCTGCGCGGCGCAGGCCTGCGTGGCATGGCTGCAATGCCGGGGCAGCGGGCTCTAGGGCAGGGCAGCCTGGTCAGGCCATTGCTGGGCTGTTCCCGCCAGCAACTGCAGGACCACGCCCAGGTCAATGGGCTGGCCTGGATCGAAGATCCCTCAAACGCTGACACACAATTTGCCCGCAATTACCTGCGCAGCGAAGTGTTTCCGCTGCTTCAGCAACGTTGGCCGCAGGCCAGCCAGAACCTGGCCCGCGCCGCCGAGCACCTGGGCGAAGCCCAAGGCCTGCTGGACGAGCTGGCCCAGGATGACCTGGTGCTCGCCGGGGAGGGCGCGCCGCTGGCTTGGCCGGGGCTGGACTCCCTCGACCTGGCTACCTTGGTGGCACTGTCGCCGGCCCGTCAGCGCAATGCCCTGCAGTACTGGCTGAGCCGCCGTACCCGCCTGCCCGACACCCGACACTGGGCCGGCTGGGCGGACCTGCGCGATGCCGCCGCCGATGCCCGGCCCGCCTGGCAGCTTGCCGATGGGCAGTTGCTGCGCAGTCATGGCCGCATCTGGTGGTTGAGTGGTGACTGGCTGCAGTTGCCCGTCGGCGAACTGCCCTGGGCTGATACCGCCAAGCCTTTGCTGTTGCCGGGTAACGGCAGGGTGCGTCTTGTTGGCGCAGCGCCGCTGGACGGCTTGCGCATTGCCTACCGCCAGGGCGGTGAAGTGCTGGATGTCCCCGGCCGCGGCCGACGCGACCTCAAGCGCCTGTTAAACGAACTGCAGGTGCCGCTTTTCCTGCGCCCGCGCCTGCCACTGCTGTACCAGGGCGAACGCTTGCTGGCGGTGGCCAACCTGCCCGGGCTGGTGCAGGCTGATTGCCAGCTGTCCTGGCAGTTGCCGACGAACGCGCAAGGTTTGAGCTGAAGGGTACATTCGGGTAGACTACCCTCCCTTCTTGATACAGCTTCTGTGGGTTCCGCGAAAACACAGGAGTTGCCGATTACCAAGCAGTTTTTTGCTGGGCTGATTCTGGAAATGACGAGCGAGCTCCATGCCGGGGATACCCCTGGTCTGTACAGACGCGGCAGTTTTTCGAGATGCACTGTGATTGACGCAGGTGATCGGGGGCTTCGGCCTTCCTTCGCTTTCTCCGGCGGCGCTGGCCGCCTTAACGCAGACTTCTAGGGTTTTTCATGACGCGCTACATATTCGTCACGGGCGGTGTTGTTTCTTCATTGGGGAAAGGCATTGCCTCGGCTTCCCTGGCGGCCATCCTGGAAGCGCGGGGCCTGAAGGTCACCATGCTCAAGCTGGATCCGTACATCAACGTCGATCCGGGCACCATGAGCCCGTTCCAGCACGGTGAAGTGTTCGTCACCCACGATGGCGCCGAGACCGACCTCGACCTGGGCCACTACGAGCGGTTCATCCGCACCACCATGACCCAGAACAACAACTTCACCACCGGCCGCATCTACGAGCACGTACTGCGCAAGGAACGTCGTGGTGACTACCTGGGCGCGACCATCCAGGTCATCCCGCACATTACCGACGAAATCAAGCGTCGCATCATCAAGGGCGCCGGCGATGCCGACGTGGCCCTGGTGGAAATCGGCGGTACCGTGGGTGACATCGAGTCGCAGCCGTTCCTCGAAGCCATCCGCCAGCTGCGCGTCGAAGTGGGCTCCAAGCGCGCCATGCTGATGCACCTGACCCTGGTCCCGTACATCGCCACCGCTGGCGAGACC of the Pseudomonas asiatica genome contains:
- the dnaE gene encoding DNA polymerase III subunit alpha; this translates as MSVPFVHLRVHSEFSLVDGLVRIKPLAKALAGMNMPAVAITDQSNMCSLVKFYKTAMGAGIKPICGADLWLAAADPEAPLSRICFLAMNPKGYRNLTELISRGWTEGQRNGLVILQREWIAPASEGLIALSAGKEGDIGMALLAGRQDEAEALLQDWMAMFPERFYVEVQRTNRARDEEYVHAAVALADRFGAPLVATNDVRFIKQSDFDAHETRVCIGEGWTLDDPRRPRMYSDQQYLKSAEEMTELFSDLPDAIANTVEIAKRCNIQVQLGKYFLPDFPTPNGMGIDDYLRHVSHEGLEERLAVLWPKETTPNYEEKRQVYLDRLKFELDIIIQMGFPGYFLIVMDFIKWAKNNGVPVGPGRGSGAGSLVAYVLKITDLDPLAYDLLFERFLNPERISMPDFDVDFCMDGRDRVIDYVAEAYGRNAVSQIITFGTMAAKAVVRDVARVQGKSYGLADRLSKMIPFEVGMTLEKAYEQEEILRDFLKGDEDAREIWDMALKLEGVTRGTGKHAGGVVIAPTKLTDFSPIACDEEGGGLVTQFDKDDVEAAGLVKFDFLGLRTLTIIKWAMEIINREQAKKNLPDVNIDFIPLDDRKTYELLQKAETTAVFQLESRGMKELIKKLKPDCLEDLIALVALFRPGPLQSGMVDDFINRKHGRAELAYPHPDYQYEGLKPVLAPTYGIILYQEQVMQIAQVMAGYTLGGADMLRRAMGKKKPEEMAKQRGGFIEGCANNNIDADLAGNIFDLVEKFAGYGFNKSHSAAYGLVSYQTAWLKTHHPAPFMAAVLSADMHNTDKVVVLVEEVRSMKLRLDAPDVNFSDFKFTVNNDGRIVYGLGAIKGVGEGPVEAIVEARAQGGPFKDLFDFCERIDLKRVNKRTLDALIRSGALDRLGPHFHDEIKAYHANIDINRATLLSALGEAIKAAEQAAHTADSGHVDLFGGMFEEADADVYANHRKVRELTLKERLKGEKDTLGLYLTGHPIDEYETEIRRFARQRIIDLKPSRDTQTIAGMIIALRVMKNKKGDKMGFVTLDDRSGRIEASLFADAFMAAQSLLQTDAMVVVEGEVSNDDFSGGLRLRVKQVMTMEDARTKLAESLRLKVAHEALKGDRLKWLGELITRHRGACPITLEYTGSDAKAMLQFGEQWAIDPADGLIQALRDQFGRENVFLQYR
- the accA gene encoding acetyl-CoA carboxylase carboxyl transferase subunit alpha, translated to MNPNFLDFEQPIADLQAKIEGLRLVGNDNSLNISDEIARLQDKSNTLTESIFGNLTSWQIARLARHPRRPYTLDYLEHIFTEFEELHGDRHFSDDAAIVGGTARLDGKPVMVIGHQKGREVREKVRRNFGMPRPEGYRKACRLMEMAERFKMPILTFIDTPGAYPGIDAEERNQSEAIAWNLRVMARLKTPIIATVIGEGGSGGALAIGVCDQLNMLQYSTYSVISPEGCASILWKTADKAADAAEAMGITAERLKSLNIVDKVIQEPLGGAHRDPAKMSESIRADLVQQLDMLGKLDHDALLARRYDRLMSYGL
- the tilS gene encoding tRNA lysidine(34) synthetase TilS, which codes for MINLTPWLNAPAWYIAFSGGLDSTVLLHLLADYARNHASPPLRAIHVHHGLQPAADAWPAHCQTVCDNLGIELQVIHVQVTPGASLEQAARDARYAAFRQALGPGDILFTGQHRDDQAETLLFRLLRGAGLRGMAAMPGQRALGQGSLVRPLLGCSRQQLQDHAQVNGLAWIEDPSNADTQFARNYLRSEVFPLLQQRWPQASQNLARAAEHLGEAQGLLDELAQDDLVLAGEGAPLAWPGLDSLDLATLVALSPARQRNALQYWLSRRTRLPDTRHWAGWADLRDAAADARPAWQLADGQLLRSHGRIWWLSGDWLQLPVGELPWADTAKPLLLPGNGRVRLVGAAPLDGLRIAYRQGGEVLDVPGRGRRDLKRLLNELQVPLFLRPRLPLLYQGERLLAVANLPGLVQADCQLSWQLPTNAQGLS